Genomic window (Hydrogenimonas cancrithermarum):
AATTACGCCATCGGGGATGCGGTGGCGCGCTACTGGCGCAAGAAGGGGCACAACGTGCTCCATCCGATCGGGTGGGACGCCTTCGGTATGCCCGCCGAAAACGCGGCGATCAAGAACAAGGTACACCCGAAAAAGTGGACCTACGAAAACATCGACTACATGCGCAAGGAGCTCGCGGCGCTGGGGCTCTCCTTCTCGAAAGAGCGGGAGTTCGCCACCTGCGATCCGCTCTATACCAAATATGAACAGGCGTTCTTCATCGATATGTGGGAGAAGGGGCTGGTCTACCGCAAGAAGGGGTATCTGAACTGGTGCCCGCACGACCGGACGGTACTCGCCAACGAGCAGGTGATCGACGGTTGCTGCTGGCGCTGCGATACGCCGATCGTCCAGAAAGAGATGTACCAGTACTACATCAAAATCACCGACTACGCCGACGAGCTGCTCGAAGATCTGAAGAAACTGGAAGCCGGCTGGCCGAGCCAGGTGATCGCGATGCAGCGCAACTGGATCGGCAAGAGCACAGGCCTGGAGTTTTCTTTCGAACTCGACGAAGAGAGCAAAGAGAAGACGGGAATCGGGAGCTTCGAAGTCTTCACGACGCGCCCCGATACGATCTGCGGCGTCAGTTACGCCGCCGTGGCACCCGAGCACCCGCTCGCCAAAGCGCTGATGGAAAGAGGGTTGCTGGACGACGAGATCGCAGCGAAAATCGAGGCGATGCGGCGTATGCCGGTGCGGGAGCGCAACATGGCCGAAAAAGAGGGGGTGCCGCTGGGCATCTACGCACGTCACCCGATCACGGGCGAGAAGGTGCCGGTCTGGGTCGCCAACTTCGTTCTGATGGAGTACGGCAGCGGTGCGGTGATGGCGGTGCCGGCACACGATACGCGCGATTACGATTTCGCGAAAAAGTATGGCCTGCCGATCAAGCCGGTCGTCTATCCGAAAGAGGGTGAACTGCCCGAAAACGAAGCCTACACCGAAGATGGGGTGTTGAAAGGATGCGGCGAGTTCGACGGCCTCTACGGCCAGGCGGCACGCGACGCGATCATCGCGTGGTTCGAGGAGAAAGGGATCGGCAAGAAGGTCGTCAATTTCCGCCTCAAGGACTGGGGTGTCAGCCGCCAGCGCTACTGGGGTGCGCCGATTCCGATGATCCACTGCGAAAAGTGTGGCGTCGTGCCGGAAGCCAAAGAGAATCTGCCGGTGACACTGCCCGACGATGTCGAGATAACCGGCGAAGGGAACCCGCTCGATCACCATCCGGCCTGGAAATTCACGAAATGTCCGAAATGCGGAGGCGATGCGACCCGAGAGACCGACACGCTCGACACCTTCGTGCAGTCGAGTTGGTACTTTCTGCGCTACACGACACCGCGCCGCCTCTGGGAAGAGGTCGCGTTCACGAAAGAAGATACCGACTACTGGATGCCGGTCGACCAGTATATCGGCGGTATCGAGCATGCGATTTTGCACCTGCTCTATGCCCGCTTCTTCACCAAAGTGTTGCGCGATCTTGGCTACGTCGACGTCGACGAGCCGTTCAAACGCCTTTTGACCCAGGGCATGGTGCTCAAAGACGGTGCGAAGATGAGCAAGTCCAAAGGCAATGTCGTCGACCCCGATGCGCTGATCGAGAAGTACGGTGCCGATACGGCGAGGCTCTTCATCCTCTTCGCCGCACCGCCGACGCAGGAACTGGAGTGGAACGACAGTGCCGTCGAGGGAGCGCACCGCTTCCTGCGCAAGCTCTACGACCGCGCGCAGAAGACCGAGCCGTGCGAATCACTGCCCGAAATCGACCACAAGTCGCTGGAGAAGAGTGAAAAAGAGGCGCGCAAAAAGGTCTACGAAGCGCTGAAGAAGGGTGAAGAGGTCTACGGTGAACGCTTCACCTTCAATACCCTGATCGCCAGCTGCATGGAGGCGATCAACGCCCTCGACAAACAGCAAAACCCGCAGATTTGGCAGGAGGGTATGTGGATTCTTCTCAACCTTCTGGAACCGATCGTTCCGCATATCGCCTGGGAACTCGGCGAGCGGCTCTTCAAACGCGCTAACTTCGTGCCTCTCGCAGTGAAGGAGGAGGTTTTCGAAGTCGACGCGATACCGATGGCCGTTTCGATCAATGGCAAACCCCGTGCCCAGATCGAAGTGGCACCGGACGCGAGCAAAGAGGAGATCCTCGAAGTCGCCCGGGCGGCCGTACCCAAATGGCTCGAGGGCAAAACGGTCGTCAAAGAGATCGTCGTGCCCAGGAAGCTGGTCAACTTGGTCGTGAAATAGCTTGCGTGAGGAGTGGGAAGTGAGAAGTGAGAAGTTGAGAAAGGGTCGGCGCCGGACATGGACGCTTCTCCTTCTTTCATCCATCATCCATCATCCGTCATCCATCATCGCGCTCTCCGCGACAGCGCTTGCCGGTTGCGGCTACAAACCGATGACGGCCTATACCAAAAAGGTATTCACCGACAAGATCTTCACCGAGGTCGAAGTCTATCTTCGCGACCCCGAAAACGCCGTTCTGGTCAAAGATGCGATGAACGAAGCGATCGTCAGCCGCTTCGGTGCCCGCATCGCGAAGAAAAAAGATGCGACGACCCATCTGAAAATCGCTTTCAAAACGGTCTCTTTCACCCCGATTCAGTACGATGCCAACGGTTACGCCGTCTACTACCGTGCGAATGTCTCCCTTGAAATCCATTACGAATCGCCCAAGAGCAGCGGGGACGAGACCGTCTCGGGATTTTACGACTTTCCGATCGAGCCCAATGCGATCATATCGGATGCGAAGCGCTTCGAGGCGATCCGCTTTGGCGCCCAGAAAGCGCTCGACGCATTTATATCGCGTATCGCGATGCGAGGAGAGAGTCTATGACGATACAAGAGATCATCAAAAAGTCGCTTCAAGAGATCAAGAGCCGCGGCCTTCAGCTCACGCCGGATACCTACAGCGAGATCTTCTGCCGCCATGCCAAACGTGCAAACGTCATTTTCGAAGATTGCCAGAGGCTGGAGAAGTTTCTCAAACGCCTTTCGCCGGAGCTTCAAGAGAGTGTCAAGAACCGTCATGTCTCGACACTGGACCAGCTGGTCCAGTATCTCGCATCGGAAGTGATGCGTTCGGATACGAAAAAGAGCGGTGAGATCATCCAGGCCTATGTGTTGCTCGTCAAGCGGCTTTTACAGGCGGTTTCGATGCTGCACGACAAAAAGGCGGCACAGCTTGCGGAAAAGGATATAAAAAAGATCGTTCCCTACCTCGAAAAAGGGGAAATCGATGCGATTCGCGAGCATTGGAACCGGTTCGTCATGGAGTACGACGACAGCTTCCTGAACCGGTTGAACCCCTACTGCGATGCCGATACGAGCGATCTCGAAGCGATGGTCGACGACCTGGTCGCCTGTTTTAAATCCCGTGAGGGAAGCGGCGGAGATTTGAGTCTGGTGGCGCAGCTGATCGTCGCGTCGCTGGTCCCGTCGATCGCGTCGGGCATGAACGACGAGATCGCCACCGTCAGTGCGCAGATCCGCTCCAATCCCGAACTGTTGACATCCCCGGCGATGATGGAAGATATCCGCCACATGATCAAAAAACGGATCGAACTGGACAAGAAAGCGGTCGTTTCGCGGATGACGGAACTCGATACGATCATCGAACATATCAATCTGACATTGGTACGTGTCGTCGACTGCGGCGAGACGAATCACGACGCGATCAGCAAAATCCAGGGAGAGCTCGGCGAGGTCAACCTTGGAATCGACTCTTTCGAAGTGATCCATGCCAAACTTCTGGCGATCGCCAACTCCCTGGAGACGGAAACGCGGGTACTCAGCGACGAAATGAAGCAGAGCCAGGAAGATGTGACGGAACTCCGCCAGAAGGTGAGGGTGCTCGAAGACGCACTTCGCAAAGAGCGGAAAAAATCGGGGACCGATACGCTGACGAAGCTCCCCAACCGCCGGGCGATCGACGATTTTCTCTCCAAACAGGAGGCGGCTTTCAAGCGTTACGGCGACAACTATGCCGCTGTTCTTTTCGATATCGACCATTTCAAGTCGGTCAACGACACGTATGGACACGATGCCGGCGACGTGATTCTGGCATCGTTTGGAAAAATGCTCAGACGATACAGCCGCGAACTCGATTTCGTCGGACGATGGGGCGGAGAAGAGTTTCTGGTCGTCCTTCCGAAGACGGACAAGGAGGGTGCCTACAAATTCGCCGAGAAGCTGCGCGATGTCGTCTCCAAAAGCAAATTTATGTACAAAGGGACGCGTATCCCGGTGACGGTCAGCGGCGGCGTTGCGGACCGTGCATCGAGCGAGAGCATGGAGGAGGTGCTCAAACGCGCCGACAAGAATCTCTACAGCGCCAAAGCGGGCGGTCGAAACAGAATAGTCGTTTGATGAAACTGGCCGATTTTCTGGAGACGAAACCCCTCTACTACGACAAAATCGATCTGAGCCGCATGCCGCGCGCCTATGCCATGGTGCGTCCACATCTGAATCTCGGGGAGGTCGTGCATCTTGTCGGGACCAACGGGAAGGGAAGTACGGGGCGCATCCTGGCCTCTCTTCTGAAAGAGGCCGGCTACCGTGTGGGGCACTACAGCTCTCCGCACATCCTCCGCTTCAACGAACGTATCTGGATCGACGGTGCCGATGCGGAAGATCGGCGGCTCGAGGCGGCACATCGAACGCTTATGTCGTGGCTGGGCAGCGAGTGTGCCGAGGAGCTGAGCTATTTCGAATACACGACGCTTCTGGCGTTGACCGCGTTCGAAGGGTGTGATTTCGTCGTTTTCGAAGCGGGCCTGGGCGGTGAGTTCGATGCGACGAACGTCGTCGACAAAGTCTTGAGCGTCGTTACGCCCATCGGTATCGACCATCAGGCCTTTCTTGGTGACTCCATCACCCAAATCGCGGAAACGAAGATCCGAAGCATTC
Coding sequences:
- a CDS encoding diguanylate cyclase, whose translation is MTIQEIIKKSLQEIKSRGLQLTPDTYSEIFCRHAKRANVIFEDCQRLEKFLKRLSPELQESVKNRHVSTLDQLVQYLASEVMRSDTKKSGEIIQAYVLLVKRLLQAVSMLHDKKAAQLAEKDIKKIVPYLEKGEIDAIREHWNRFVMEYDDSFLNRLNPYCDADTSDLEAMVDDLVACFKSREGSGGDLSLVAQLIVASLVPSIASGMNDEIATVSAQIRSNPELLTSPAMMEDIRHMIKKRIELDKKAVVSRMTELDTIIEHINLTLVRVVDCGETNHDAISKIQGELGEVNLGIDSFEVIHAKLLAIANSLETETRVLSDEMKQSQEDVTELRQKVRVLEDALRKERKKSGTDTLTKLPNRRAIDDFLSKQEAAFKRYGDNYAAVLFDIDHFKSVNDTYGHDAGDVILASFGKMLRRYSRELDFVGRWGGEEFLVVLPKTDKEGAYKFAEKLRDVVSKSKFMYKGTRIPVTVSGGVADRASSESMEEVLKRADKNLYSAKAGGRNRIVV
- the leuS gene encoding leucine--tRNA ligase codes for the protein MKYNPSEIEKKWQRFWDENESFEPSEEKSLPKKYVLSMFPYPSGRIHMGHVRNYAIGDAVARYWRKKGHNVLHPIGWDAFGMPAENAAIKNKVHPKKWTYENIDYMRKELAALGLSFSKEREFATCDPLYTKYEQAFFIDMWEKGLVYRKKGYLNWCPHDRTVLANEQVIDGCCWRCDTPIVQKEMYQYYIKITDYADELLEDLKKLEAGWPSQVIAMQRNWIGKSTGLEFSFELDEESKEKTGIGSFEVFTTRPDTICGVSYAAVAPEHPLAKALMERGLLDDEIAAKIEAMRRMPVRERNMAEKEGVPLGIYARHPITGEKVPVWVANFVLMEYGSGAVMAVPAHDTRDYDFAKKYGLPIKPVVYPKEGELPENEAYTEDGVLKGCGEFDGLYGQAARDAIIAWFEEKGIGKKVVNFRLKDWGVSRQRYWGAPIPMIHCEKCGVVPEAKENLPVTLPDDVEITGEGNPLDHHPAWKFTKCPKCGGDATRETDTLDTFVQSSWYFLRYTTPRRLWEEVAFTKEDTDYWMPVDQYIGGIEHAILHLLYARFFTKVLRDLGYVDVDEPFKRLLTQGMVLKDGAKMSKSKGNVVDPDALIEKYGADTARLFILFAAPPTQELEWNDSAVEGAHRFLRKLYDRAQKTEPCESLPEIDHKSLEKSEKEARKKVYEALKKGEEVYGERFTFNTLIASCMEAINALDKQQNPQIWQEGMWILLNLLEPIVPHIAWELGERLFKRANFVPLAVKEEVFEVDAIPMAVSINGKPRAQIEVAPDASKEEILEVARAAVPKWLEGKTVVKEIVVPRKLVNLVVK
- the lptE gene encoding LPS assembly lipoprotein LptE, with protein sequence MRSEKLRKGRRRTWTLLLLSSIIHHPSSIIALSATALAGCGYKPMTAYTKKVFTDKIFTEVEVYLRDPENAVLVKDAMNEAIVSRFGARIAKKKDATTHLKIAFKTVSFTPIQYDANGYAVYYRANVSLEIHYESPKSSGDETVSGFYDFPIEPNAIISDAKRFEAIRFGAQKALDAFISRIAMRGESL